A genomic segment from Parolsenella catena encodes:
- a CDS encoding ABC transporter ATP-binding protein, protein MSETTIEQELRREAREGAGASWRASIALLGQLVSPYRGLAAATFVAMLFDLSGMLLIPTQLSAMINTAVTTQDANEFLAHGALMLAAALVGSFGYIASTWLASRLCANVGRDLRMRVYRASLAFSAADFNRFGTGSMITRTLSDANVVQQTLLMTVLMILPVPIMCAISVGLAFSTDFVMGWVLLAVTLVTLSISLVAIRGTAPVFTRLQGFIDAMNARLREAITGVRVVRAFGREELTRERLDETFDAYARNAIRVNYVFATTDLMTFFLMNGVESLTMWLGANRVGAHAMQIGSISALIEYAMLIMFFMMMAQFAMLSVPRALACLGRAAEVLAVRPEVSDAERCVEPDLSSGVVARFDHASLRYADADEDTLRNLDFSVRRGQVCAIIGNTGSGKSTVAKMLLRFCDATEGRVLLGDADVRDVSQQTLREHVAYVPQKAWLFSGTIAENLRHGRAEATDEELWHALDVAQAGFVRELPDGLGARVAQGGTNFSGGQRQRLAIARALVRHADLYVFDDSFSALDFKTDAALRHALAPELARAATLIIAQRVSTIREADQIVVLKDGQIVGLGGHDELMGTCETYRAIAQSQARKEASRG, encoded by the coding sequence GTGAGCGAGACCACCATCGAACAGGAGCTTCGCCGCGAGGCCCGCGAGGGCGCCGGTGCGTCGTGGCGGGCCTCGATCGCGCTTCTCGGGCAGCTCGTCTCGCCCTATCGGGGGCTTGCCGCGGCCACGTTCGTGGCCATGCTGTTTGACCTCTCGGGCATGCTGCTCATCCCCACGCAGCTCTCGGCCATGATCAACACGGCGGTCACCACGCAGGACGCCAACGAGTTCCTCGCCCACGGCGCGCTTATGCTCGCCGCGGCGCTCGTGGGCTCGTTTGGCTACATCGCCTCGACGTGGCTCGCGAGCCGCCTGTGCGCCAATGTGGGGCGAGACCTTCGCATGCGCGTCTACCGCGCCTCGCTTGCCTTCTCGGCCGCGGACTTCAACCGCTTTGGCACGGGGTCGATGATCACGCGCACGCTGTCGGACGCCAACGTGGTGCAGCAGACGCTGCTCATGACCGTGCTCATGATTCTCCCCGTGCCCATCATGTGCGCCATCTCGGTGGGGCTGGCGTTCTCCACGGACTTCGTCATGGGCTGGGTGCTGCTCGCGGTCACGCTCGTGACGCTCTCCATCTCGCTTGTGGCCATCCGCGGCACGGCGCCCGTGTTCACGCGCCTGCAGGGCTTCATCGACGCGATGAACGCCCGCCTGCGCGAGGCCATCACGGGCGTGCGCGTCGTGCGTGCGTTCGGGCGCGAGGAGCTCACCCGCGAGCGTCTTGACGAGACATTTGACGCCTACGCGAGAAACGCCATCCGCGTGAACTACGTCTTCGCCACGACAGACCTCATGACGTTCTTCCTCATGAACGGCGTCGAGTCGCTCACCATGTGGCTGGGTGCCAACCGCGTGGGCGCCCACGCCATGCAGATCGGCTCCATCTCGGCCCTCATCGAGTACGCCATGCTCATCATGTTCTTCATGATGATGGCCCAGTTCGCGATGCTCTCCGTTCCGCGTGCGCTTGCCTGCCTCGGACGCGCGGCCGAGGTCCTCGCCGTGCGCCCCGAGGTGTCCGATGCCGAGCGCTGCGTGGAGCCGGACCTCTCCTCGGGAGTCGTGGCCCGCTTTGACCACGCGTCGCTTCGCTACGCGGACGCCGACGAGGACACCCTGCGCAACCTTGACTTCTCCGTCCGCCGCGGGCAGGTGTGCGCCATCATCGGCAACACCGGCTCGGGCAAGTCCACCGTGGCCAAGATGCTGCTGCGCTTCTGTGACGCCACGGAGGGGCGCGTGCTGCTTGGCGACGCCGACGTTCGCGACGTGTCCCAGCAGACGCTGCGCGAGCACGTTGCCTACGTGCCCCAGAAGGCGTGGCTGTTCAGCGGCACGATTGCCGAGAACCTCCGTCACGGTCGTGCCGAGGCCACCGACGAGGAGCTGTGGCACGCGCTCGACGTGGCGCAGGCCGGCTTCGTGCGCGAGCTTCCCGACGGACTGGGCGCCCGCGTGGCCCAGGGCGGCACGAACTTCTCGGGAGGGCAGCGCCAACGCCTCGCCATCGCGCGCGCCCTCGTGCGCCATGCGGACCTCTACGTGTTCGACGACTCGTTCTCCGCGCTCGACTTCAAGACCGACGCGGCGCTTCGCCACGCGCTCGCGCCCGAGCTGGCGCGTGCCGCCACGCTCATCATCGCCCAGCGCGTGAGCACGATTCGCGAGGCGGACCAGATCGTGGTGCTCAAGGACGGGCAGATCGTAGGCCTGGGCGGCCACGACGAGCTCATGGGGACGTGCGAGACCTACCGCGCCATCGCTCAGTCCCAGGCCAGGAAGGAGGCCAGCCGTGGCTAG
- the coaD gene encoding pantetheine-phosphate adenylyltransferase, giving the protein MEHTDRVEHVVVPGTFDPITYGHIDVVRRARRIAGRVTVAVAASLGKNGTGPALTLDERVELARQALADEGVSEGVDVRPLTGLLVDFCHEVGAGAVVKGLRAMTDFEYELQQADLNFRLAPDVESIFVMSNPAYGYVSSSIVRELAGLGADVSMLVPPCVVKKLREHFLTA; this is encoded by the coding sequence GTGGAGCACACCGATCGCGTTGAGCATGTCGTCGTCCCCGGCACGTTCGACCCCATAACCTATGGTCACATCGACGTCGTGCGCCGCGCCCGCCGCATCGCGGGACGCGTGACCGTGGCCGTTGCCGCGAGCCTGGGCAAGAACGGCACGGGCCCCGCGCTCACGCTGGACGAGCGCGTGGAGCTGGCCCGCCAGGCGCTTGCCGACGAGGGCGTGAGCGAGGGCGTGGACGTCCGTCCGCTCACCGGCCTTCTCGTGGACTTCTGCCACGAGGTGGGCGCGGGCGCGGTCGTGAAGGGCCTGCGTGCCATGACGGACTTCGAGTACGAGCTGCAGCAGGCGGACCTCAACTTCCGCCTCGCGCCAGACGTGGAGAGCATCTTCGTCATGAGCAACCCCGCCTACGGCTACGTCTCGAGCTCCATCGTCCGCGAGCTCGCCGGCCTCGGCGCCGACGTCTCCATGCTCGTGCCGCCATGCGTCGTGAAAAAGCTCCGCGAGCACTTCTTGACCGCATAG
- the rsmD gene encoding 16S rRNA (guanine(966)-N(2))-methyltransferase RsmD gives MRIVGGEWKGHPIEAPEGRDVTRPTTDRVREAVSSMLMSARGLTLDGASVLDAFAGSGALGLELLSRGAAHATFVDLDRGACARVRRNAATLGAASSRFSVTRGDSCRLAAAGSLAGAPFDIVVLDPPYATAVDVVSGLVEALDASGLLAAGALVLYERSASRPTICPSGFVALKQKRYGQTAVDLLGRQG, from the coding sequence ATGAGGATCGTTGGCGGAGAGTGGAAGGGTCATCCCATCGAGGCGCCTGAGGGCCGCGACGTCACGAGGCCCACGACGGACCGCGTGCGCGAGGCGGTCTCGTCCATGCTCATGAGCGCCCGCGGCCTCACGCTCGATGGCGCGAGCGTGCTCGACGCCTTCGCCGGCTCGGGCGCCCTGGGGCTCGAGCTTCTGAGCCGCGGGGCCGCGCACGCGACGTTCGTCGACCTCGACCGCGGCGCCTGCGCGCGCGTGCGCCGCAATGCCGCCACGCTGGGGGCCGCAAGCTCGCGCTTCTCGGTCACGAGGGGAGACTCGTGCCGTCTGGCGGCCGCGGGCTCGCTTGCGGGCGCGCCGTTTGACATCGTGGTGCTCGACCCGCCGTACGCCACGGCCGTGGACGTCGTCTCTGGCCTCGTCGAGGCGCTGGACGCAAGCGGGCTTCTCGCCGCGGGCGCGCTCGTGCTCTACGAGCGCAGCGCGAGCAGGCCCACGATCTGCCCGTCTGGGTTTGTGGCGCTCAAGCAGAAGCGCTATGGTCAGACGGCCGTCGACCTTCTCGGCAGACAGGGCTAG